Proteins from a single region of Sporosarcina sp. FSL K6-1508:
- a CDS encoding putative holin-like toxin: MTTFETLVIAISFASLIVAVIALSYSMSQKK; this comes from the coding sequence GTGACTACATTTGAAACGCTTGTAATCGCGATTAGTTTTGCTTCACTAATCGTAGCTGTGATTGCACTGTCGTACTCGATGTCACAAAAGAAATAA